Part of the Thalassoroseus pseudoceratinae genome, GGTGACTCGAACCACCGGTACAGGGACTGTCACAGGCTTCGCAAACCCACTTGCTGGCTCTGACGGTGAGTTTAATTTCAGTGCGCAAGCTGGCACAACGGGAATGTTCACTCTGAACTATAACGGAAGTTTTGCCGACGATAATGCTACTAACGCGACAATAACGACCAACAACTACGATCTCTTAGAGGGGGGAGCGAACACTGGCTTTTTGTTTCAGGCATTGGCTCAGTTTGGGCTTAAACTCGCAGTTACAATTTACAATGACGGGACCGCATACACTGCAATGAAGACCATTCCGTCATCCACCGCCACTACCTTGCAGAATTACTTCTTGCCTTTCAGTGACTTTGGTGTCGGGGCCGATTTTGCGAATGTCGATGCCATCCGAATTGTTGGAACGAATACTGATGACGGTTCTAACTTTCGTCTGAATTTTTCTGCTGCGGCAAATCCAGTTCCAGAACCGGGCAGCATGACTCTGTTCGCTCTTGGCGGATTGGGGCTGCTGGGCTATGGGGCACGACGCAAGCGAGCCCAATCGGCTGCGTAGTCTTGTTCGGTACGCGATTGCCGAGCGTCTGCGGCTACTGCTAGAGAAAACGCACGGTTCATTTTGAATCGTGCGTTCTTTTTTTCGAGTCCATCGATTTTTGTTGATGAGTGGCGGTGCAATACATTAGTATTTGCGAATGGACAGATGGATAATACATCCAACTCGCTGGAATTCAGTTTGATGTTGCAGTCTCAAATTTTAAGGACATCGCAATGAGCCTTGCCAAGGCTGTCTCTGCAGCCGTTCTCGTTGTGACTCTCATGGTGACCAGCGATTGCAAAGCAGCAATGCTGACACCGTCTTTTGATGACCTACCCGCGGATCTTCTGTTTGAAGGTCCGCCGGGGGTGGGGGTCGAGGATGGGCCGGCTTGGGGGCGTTTCCTTCGTCCGGCTCATCATGGCTATGAGATGCTTTATCTCAGTCAGTATCGGCCTTACGAACCAGGCTATCGGCTCGACCTGACCATGCCAGTGCCATTGGGCTGGACCTTCAGTGTAGGGCCTTGGCACGGTTTGATGTTCCACCAGCGGATCAGCCGCAACATTGTGCAGTTCCTAAAAACGCATGGTGCTCCGACCCAGAACGAGGTGCACTACCCACTTCGTTTCGTCGATTTTCTCGATCACCTGCCAGCCGATCCAAACTTCGCCAACATTCTGACGGGTGAGCAGATTGAGAGTTTCAATCTCTTGCAGAAGCTCTTTGTTTCCATGTCAATGTTCGGTGAATTCCTGGCTGGAACGGCGGAAGGCAAAGCTATCTTCGTCTTTGATGAGACCGAAGGATTTGGCAACCCCGGTGGTGACCCGTTCTATCTCGCAGACGGGGAATGCTATGTGGAGAATGAATGGTCATCCGAAACCACTCACGCGCGAGTCACCCTGGCAGACGGAACGGCTGCCGGGATGTTCTTGTGTGAACGTGATCGTTCCGTCTACTCTTTGCTCGGGATTGCGACAATCGAACTGACCTTCAAATTCATCGGAGGTGACAACGAACCTCTGACGGAATTTGTGTCCGTTCAGGACGAAGACTCCTATCTCGCAGGGATCCGAACTAGCACGGATAGCTCTTTGCCCAACGGACTTGCCGCTTTGAGCAGTACTGGCAATGGCACGACCGGAGGCAGCGGCTCATCTGCGAGTTCAGCTGGTGTCGCTGCGTTTGGGAGCCCCGGTTTCGGCACGGGCTCCGCTGGTGGCGGAGGCGGAAGCGGCGGGGGAGCACCTGGCGGCAGCTTGGGACTGATCACTCCACCATCAGACTTCCTGCTATTGACTAGCACAAGCGACAGTTTCGACGATGTCCTCCCAGACGGTCCCGGCGGCATGGGACCTGGCCTCCCTGGTGACACACCTGATGGTGGCGGGCCCGGAGGCGGTGGCCCCGGCGGTGGTGATGTACCAGATGGCGGAGGCAGTGTTATCACCGTCAGTGAACCAGGTGGTGCGATGCTGCTATTTGTCGCGGCATGTCTGCTGGTTGCTTATGACCAATTCCGATCACACTTCTTGGCTAAGAATAACCCTAGTATTGCTGCCTAACCTCTCAACGAGTCGAAGAGATCCCAGAGGATCTCTTCGGTATACGAAACTTCTCACGTTCTCCCTAGATGCAGGTGAACGTGAGATGGCCTGCGAACGATCGTTCTTCCACATTCACCGGCTAGGCCGCCATTCGGGCTCTTCCGGGTTTGCGAGGTAGTAGTAGAGGCCGGACCCTTTGATTTCTTCGCGGATATGGGTCACTGGCTCGTATTCCGAACCCTTCTTCGGCTCCACTTGTTTTGGTGGTTTCGGCTGAAACGGGTCGGCTTTTTTAGGCCCGTCATCCTTCTTCGGAGGTGCCTGCTCCATTGGCTCTTCGACGGGTGGAGGAGCCAATACTGGAGACATGTTGCTGGCTGCTGGACGCTGATTCGTCGGGAATGAAATCTCGATCGGTGTCGTCAAGTGCGGAGGGCAGCAATAAGACCCCGGCGGGAATTTTCTCCAGCAGTCCTGATGATACCCCCAATATGGCTCGTAGTGCGGCGGGCATTTGGGATGTTGAAGTGCGTTGTCTTGATGATGGCTGTAGGACCACATCCAGATGTTTTTCCGCCAATCGCGGCGTTTATCCCGGCAGTCATCACAAAACCGTTTCCACCAACTCTGCTCGCCAGAACACTCTGGACAATCACAGGAAGTATAAGACGCGGCTTGACAGCCGGAAGCATCCGTCTGTGCGCAGTACGCTTGCTGCACATACTGAGGGGCCATCGATTGGGATGGCTCCTGAGGCATTGCCATGGGTACCGCGGTCGCCACTGGATTGGGTGTGACTGTCTGAACCGGCGGAACAACATGTGCCATGAACGGGAGAACTTGCCCCCGTCCCTCTTGAGCCGCGCCTGACACCGCCATCGAAAAGAATAGTGCTGCTGCAGCGATTACTCGGTAATACATAAGTTCCCTGCTTCCTGCTAGACCCCATCAAATGGGCCGGGAAATATTTGAGTCCGTTCGATTCAAGCAGACAGGTAGCGGTCACCGACCGACACCGAAATAGCCACCGGTGTTCAAGTAACCGGTTGTGTGTCCCGTCGGTGAGAGCAATGATTGACCGATCGGTGGTTGTTGGTTGAGAATTGCATTTCGATTCGCATCCACCTCATCCTGCAAACGATTGACCGAACCACCAAGGTTCTGATACGCCTGCCGAAACTCGCGTTGCGGCCGGACGAGTGCGAAATAGTTGAACGCGGTTGAGTTGTTGCGATTCAAAAGGTTGAGGTATGGGCTGATGGTCGGATTTGGTCGCGGTGGCCGAATGTTCGGAGCGCCCGGCGTGACTTGCGCCTGGCAATCCGCAACACAAAGGCTAAACACACACACGACGAAAGTTGTCACCATTAAATATCG contains:
- a CDS encoding PEP-CTERM sorting domain-containing protein, whose protein sequence is MDFYFRKQIHKKWDSMMHRLIFCLTVGLTVSCAAEAQATVDIDVFDQTSQFVADPTPTTSSESVALEAIGGHRFLEVTRTTGTGTVTGFANPLAGSDGEFNFSAQAGTTGMFTLNYNGSFADDNATNATITTNNYDLLEGGANTGFLFQALAQFGLKLAVTIYNDGTAYTAMKTIPSSTATTLQNYFLPFSDFGVGADFANVDAIRIVGTNTDDGSNFRLNFSAAANPVPEPGSMTLFALGGLGLLGYGARRKRAQSAA